One segment of Euzebya sp. DNA contains the following:
- the gmk gene encoding guanylate kinase, which produces MIVVSGPGGVGQGTVVQALRRRHPDLAVSISATTRPRRPGEVDGEHYHFVDRRTFLDMVERGEFLEWAEFNGNLYGTPWSSIADAVADGQVVVLEIDVQGAASVRRREEEVGDVEATLVFIDPPSWEALEDRLRHRGSEDEDSIAARLRIGRLEMDQASAFDHRVLNDTVDAAVSRLERILAGTPQA; this is translated from the coding sequence GTGATCGTCGTCAGCGGACCGGGCGGGGTCGGCCAGGGCACGGTCGTCCAGGCCCTGCGCCGCCGGCACCCCGACCTGGCCGTGTCGATATCGGCGACCACCCGCCCGCGCCGTCCGGGTGAGGTCGACGGCGAGCACTACCACTTCGTCGACCGGCGCACCTTCCTCGACATGGTCGAGCGCGGCGAGTTCCTCGAGTGGGCGGAGTTCAACGGCAACCTCTACGGGACCCCGTGGAGCTCGATCGCCGACGCGGTCGCCGACGGCCAGGTCGTCGTGCTCGAGATCGACGTGCAGGGCGCCGCGTCGGTGCGGCGGCGCGAGGAGGAGGTCGGCGACGTCGAGGCCACGCTCGTCTTCATCGACCCGCCGTCCTGGGAGGCGCTCGAGGACCGGCTGCGCCACCGCGGGTCCGAGGACGAGGACTCGATCGCCGCCCGCCTGCGCATCGGACGGCTCGAGATGGACCAGGCCAGCGCGTTCGACCACCGGGTCCTCAACGACACCGTCGACGCGGCGGTCTCGCGGCTGGAACGTATACTCGCGGGCACGCCGCAGGCCTGA